In the genome of Massilibacillus massiliensis, one region contains:
- a CDS encoding suppressor of fused domain protein, with amino-acid sequence MLWGGSEIEPQKNVDFVEDNQGQHDEILKYVAENYGKVTQTISEIVPGSRVAVSLHIIPASKDRKYITIFTTGMSDYPMDEAEEAKETAYAELLIKLPADWPLEQKKMKDENNYWPLGWLRKTAHIPHLYDGVLGEEVILPNGEPPEPFAAKTKLSCIMVCKPKEEKMEKFITSKGKIINFYLIMPIYEEERNIALTEGYEYLLEKLNQNRIGDVLDIARKNVGLKTE; translated from the coding sequence ATGCTATGGGGGGGAAGTGAAATAGAACCCCAAAAAAATGTTGATTTTGTTGAAGATAATCAAGGTCAGCATGATGAAATCCTAAAATATGTAGCGGAAAATTATGGGAAAGTTACGCAAACGATCAGTGAAATTGTACCAGGTAGCAGAGTAGCAGTGAGTCTTCATATTATTCCAGCATCAAAAGATCGAAAATATATAACGATTTTTACAACTGGAATGAGCGATTATCCAATGGATGAAGCAGAAGAGGCTAAAGAAACAGCTTATGCAGAGCTTCTAATAAAATTACCAGCAGATTGGCCATTAGAGCAGAAGAAAATGAAAGATGAGAATAATTATTGGCCATTAGGATGGTTAAGAAAAACAGCGCATATTCCTCATCTTTACGATGGCGTACTAGGAGAAGAAGTTATTTTACCAAACGGGGAACCACCAGAACCATTTGCTGCTAAAACGAAACTTTCTTGCATTATGGTATGTAAGCCTAAAGAAGAGAAGATGGAAAAGTTCATAACGTCGAAAGGGAAGATTATTAATTTTTATTTAATAATGCCAATATATGAAGAAGAAAGAAACATTGCGCTAACAGAAGGATATGAATATTTACTAGAAAAATTGAATCAGAATAGAATTGGTGATGTCCTAGACATAGCGAGAAAGAATGTTGGATTGAAGACAGAGTGA